Proteins co-encoded in one Lucilia cuprina isolate Lc7/37 chromosome X, ASM2204524v1, whole genome shotgun sequence genomic window:
- the LOC111689187 gene encoding uncharacterized protein LOC111689187: MDCLEDSDIFGSRIVDNAVTDDSLSSDNFDCTDACIEESLHKEIENVASTSKKGIYSRTALSDILQMQTEMLNFKKERAEKELTLKGKEFSLKEREIGLRVKEIESNELIKVKELEMKERLAMEELKLKYKQ; encoded by the coding sequence atggaTTGTTTAGAAGATTCTGACATTTTTGGATCCAGGATTGTCGATAATGCTGTTACTGATGATAGCCTTTCTTCCGACAATTTCGACTGCACCGATGCATGCATTGAAGAAAGTCTacataaagaaattgaaaatgtagCTTCCACGAGCAAGAAAGGAATTTATTCCAGAACAGCATTGTCCGACATTTTGCAAATGCAAACAGAAatgcttaattttaaaaaagaaagagcTGAAAAAGAGCTAACTTTAAAGGGAAAAGAATTTAGTTTAAAGGAAAGAGAAATAGGGCTGAGAGTAAAGGAAATAGAAAGCAACGAGCTTATAAAAGTTAAGGAGCTGGAAATGAAGGAGAGGTTAGCAATGGAGGAGCTGAAGcttaaatacaaacaataa